One genomic segment of Sander lucioperca isolate FBNREF2018 chromosome 10, SLUC_FBN_1.2, whole genome shotgun sequence includes these proteins:
- the LOC116036092 gene encoding GA-binding protein subunit beta-1-like isoform X2, producing MSLVHLGQQLLEAVRSGQDDDVKALMANGAPFTTDWLGSSPLHFAAQYGHHSTAEVLLRAGVSRDARTKVDKTPLHIAASEGHSTIVDLLAQNGANINAKDMLKMTALHWAAQHGHREVAELLLRHGADVHCLSKFDKTPFDIAMDTSNTELMILLQDGMQNQVNMDPESHYIIRSGGLVNLSDLVNATKTSAGKSEDVMAAESVEATFQHVVGDGGQRVITIVTDQHGNLQPASLGQQYIFTLQGQQMVALPAGAITEEVVVEDPQQATPKRKRYTDPSANHVGLKDKKVKESREQLQRQLQEANLKAEGYQQQLLQKEQEAEQYRLKLEQAIATSHSSINNAITATTVTLNNGATLKQQEEEEVMVEEQLETTQEAATKEVEEGERENMEEGEEVIFLPEDAIFVNERELEVEVDGTEETHKSSPRQRGQALGSPVIS from the exons ATGTCACTGGTGCATCTTGGGCAGCAGCTGCTGGAGGCGGTGCGGAGTGGACAGGATGATGATGTCAAAGCTCTGATGGCCAATGGTGCTCCGTTCACCACGGACTGG TTGGGCTCATCGCCGCTGCATTTCGCAGCCCAGTACGGTCATCACTCCACCGCCGAGGTGCTGCTGCGTGCCGGGGTCAGCAGGGACGCCCGAACAAAGGTGGACAAGACCCCTCTTCACATCGCCGCCTCAGAGGGTCACTCCACCATAGTGGACCTGTTGGCGCAG AACGGCGCCAACATCAACGCCAAAGACATGCTGAAGATGACTGCGCTGCACTGGGCGGCTCAGCACGGCCACAGGGAGGTGGCGGAGCTCCTGCTGAGGCACGGCGCAGACGTCCACTGCCTCAGCAAGTTTGACAAGACGCCCTTCGACATCGCCATGGATACCAGCAACACGGAGCTGATGATACTGCTACAG gaCGGCATGCAGAACCAGGTAAACATGGACCCAGAGTCCCACTACATCATCCGTTCTGGTGGGCTGGTCAACCTCTCAGACCTGGTCAACGCCACCAAAACCAGTGCAG GCAAGTCAGAGGACGTCATGGCTGCCGAGTCGGTGGAAGCAACCTTTCAGCATGTGGTGGGCGACGGCGGGCAAAGGGTCATTACCATAGTGACGGACCAACACGGCAACCTGCAGCCAGCGTCCCTGGGCCAGCAGTACATCTTCACCCTGCAGGGGCAGCAGA TGGTGGCTTTGCCAGCCGGCGCAATCACAGAGGAGGTGGTGGTCGAGGATCCTCAGCAGGCCACGCCCAAACGCAAGAGGTACACAGACCCCTCAGCCAATCACGTCGGCCTAAAAGACAAG AAGGTGAAAGAGAGTCGCGAGCAGCTGCAGCGGCAGCTGCAGGAAGCCAATCTCAAAGCCGAGGGGTACCAGCAGCAGCTCCTGCAGAAGGAGCAGGAGGCCGAGCAGTATCGCCTTAAACTGGAGCAGGCCATAGCAACCAGTCACAGCAGCATCAACAACGCCATCACTGCGACGACCGTTACCTTAAACAACGGCGCTACATtgaagcagcaggaggaggaggaggtgatggTAGAGGAGCAGCTAGAGACGACACAGGAAGCTGCAACAAAAGAAGTGGAAGAAGGGGAGAGGGAAAACATGGAGGAGGGGGAAGAGGTCATCTTCCTTCCAGAAGATGCGATTTTTGTGAATGAGCGCGAGCTGGAAGTGGAGGTCGATGGTACAGAGGAAACACACAAGTCTTCCCCCCGTCAGCGAGGCCAAG CTCTGGGATCACCTGTAATTTCGTGA
- the LOC116036092 gene encoding GA-binding protein subunit beta-1-like isoform X1 has product MSLVHLGQQLLEAVRSGQDDDVKALMANGAPFTTDWLGSSPLHFAAQYGHHSTAEVLLRAGVSRDARTKVDKTPLHIAASEGHSTIVDLLAQNGANINAKDMLKMTALHWAAQHGHREVAELLLRHGADVHCLSKFDKTPFDIAMDTSNTELMILLQDGMQNQVNMDPESHYIIRSGGLVNLSDLVNATKTSAGKSEDVMAAESVEATFQHVVGDGGQRVITIVTDQHGNLQPASLGQQYIFTLQGQQMVALPAGAITEEVVVEDPQQATPKRKRYTDPSANHVGLKDKKVKESREQLQRQLQEANLKAEGYQQQLLQKEQEAEQYRLKLEQAIATSHSSINNAITATTVTLNNGATLKQQEEEEVMVEEQLETTQEAATKEVEEGERENMEEGEEVIFLPEDAIFVNERELEVEVDGTEETHKSSPRQRGQGRRRGRGRGGRRH; this is encoded by the exons ATGTCACTGGTGCATCTTGGGCAGCAGCTGCTGGAGGCGGTGCGGAGTGGACAGGATGATGATGTCAAAGCTCTGATGGCCAATGGTGCTCCGTTCACCACGGACTGG TTGGGCTCATCGCCGCTGCATTTCGCAGCCCAGTACGGTCATCACTCCACCGCCGAGGTGCTGCTGCGTGCCGGGGTCAGCAGGGACGCCCGAACAAAGGTGGACAAGACCCCTCTTCACATCGCCGCCTCAGAGGGTCACTCCACCATAGTGGACCTGTTGGCGCAG AACGGCGCCAACATCAACGCCAAAGACATGCTGAAGATGACTGCGCTGCACTGGGCGGCTCAGCACGGCCACAGGGAGGTGGCGGAGCTCCTGCTGAGGCACGGCGCAGACGTCCACTGCCTCAGCAAGTTTGACAAGACGCCCTTCGACATCGCCATGGATACCAGCAACACGGAGCTGATGATACTGCTACAG gaCGGCATGCAGAACCAGGTAAACATGGACCCAGAGTCCCACTACATCATCCGTTCTGGTGGGCTGGTCAACCTCTCAGACCTGGTCAACGCCACCAAAACCAGTGCAG GCAAGTCAGAGGACGTCATGGCTGCCGAGTCGGTGGAAGCAACCTTTCAGCATGTGGTGGGCGACGGCGGGCAAAGGGTCATTACCATAGTGACGGACCAACACGGCAACCTGCAGCCAGCGTCCCTGGGCCAGCAGTACATCTTCACCCTGCAGGGGCAGCAGA TGGTGGCTTTGCCAGCCGGCGCAATCACAGAGGAGGTGGTGGTCGAGGATCCTCAGCAGGCCACGCCCAAACGCAAGAGGTACACAGACCCCTCAGCCAATCACGTCGGCCTAAAAGACAAG AAGGTGAAAGAGAGTCGCGAGCAGCTGCAGCGGCAGCTGCAGGAAGCCAATCTCAAAGCCGAGGGGTACCAGCAGCAGCTCCTGCAGAAGGAGCAGGAGGCCGAGCAGTATCGCCTTAAACTGGAGCAGGCCATAGCAACCAGTCACAGCAGCATCAACAACGCCATCACTGCGACGACCGTTACCTTAAACAACGGCGCTACATtgaagcagcaggaggaggaggaggtgatggTAGAGGAGCAGCTAGAGACGACACAGGAAGCTGCAACAAAAGAAGTGGAAGAAGGGGAGAGGGAAAACATGGAGGAGGGGGAAGAGGTCATCTTCCTTCCAGAAGATGCGATTTTTGTGAATGAGCGCGAGCTGGAAGTGGAGGTCGATGGTACAGAGGAAACACACAAGTCTTCCCCCCGTCAGCGAGGCCAAGgtagaaggagagggagaggcagaggTGGACGCAGACACTAG